The proteins below are encoded in one region of Trueperaceae bacterium:
- a CDS encoding heavy metal translocating P-type ATPase: protein METAVEGTTRTVQLGVQGMTCANCVARVERALRQADGVVDASVNLATERATVRYLPSVTDLPRLHQVVRDTGYEVLEVEAGERRSDVERAARERELAALRRDLTLSAVATAPLVLLFMVPMLVPALERALTSLVPDQVVRYVAFALAAVVQFGPGRRFYRPGWKGLRSGSPDMNSLVMIGTSAAFGYSVVATFLPRLLPAGTAHVYYEASAAIITLILLGKYLEAAAKGRTSEAIRKLLGLQPKTARVVRGGEELELPVAQVVPGDTVVVRPGERVPVDGVVVEGSSFVDESMITGESVPVRKTAGEKVVGGTINETGAFRFRATAVGEATVLAQIVRMVEEAQGGKPRIQALADRVVSVFVPVVMAIAALTFVAWLAFGPEPALTFALVNTVAVLIIACPCAMGLATPTSIMVGTGKAAEMGVLFRKGEALQSLQEARVIALDKTGTLTKGEPELTDLALRPGFDRAEVLRLVASVEATSEHPIAAAVVRAARSEGLEPAPADGFEAVPGLGVRASVEGRRVEVGADRYMRRLGVDVSPFAAEAARLADEGKSPLYAAVDGELAAVIAVADPLKDSTPAAIGALHALGLRVAMVTGDDERTAQAIARRLGIDEVLAEVLPGGKVDAVRQLQAEGRRVAFVGDGINDAPALAAADVGVAIGTGTDVAIESADVVLMSGDLRGIPNALALSKATLANIRQNLFWAFAYNTVLIPVAAGALYPAFGLLLSPVLAAAAMGLSSVFVLSNALRLRRFEPPMSARPAADAPPEPRLAAA from the coding sequence GTGGAGACCGCGGTCGAAGGCACGACGAGGACCGTCCAGCTGGGGGTGCAGGGCATGACCTGCGCGAACTGCGTCGCGCGGGTCGAGCGCGCCCTGCGGCAGGCCGACGGCGTCGTCGACGCCAGCGTGAACCTCGCGACCGAGCGCGCCACCGTGCGCTACCTGCCGAGCGTGACCGACCTCCCCAGGCTCCACCAGGTCGTGCGCGACACCGGCTACGAGGTCCTCGAGGTGGAGGCGGGCGAGCGGCGCTCGGACGTGGAGCGCGCCGCGCGGGAGCGCGAGCTCGCCGCATTGCGTCGCGACCTGACGCTCAGCGCCGTCGCCACCGCTCCTCTCGTGCTGCTCTTCATGGTGCCGATGCTCGTGCCGGCGCTCGAGCGCGCGCTGACGAGCCTCGTGCCCGACCAGGTCGTCCGGTACGTCGCGTTCGCGCTCGCCGCCGTCGTGCAGTTCGGGCCCGGCCGGCGCTTCTACCGGCCCGGCTGGAAGGGCCTCCGCAGCGGCAGCCCCGACATGAACAGCCTGGTGATGATCGGCACCAGCGCGGCGTTCGGCTACTCGGTCGTGGCGACGTTCCTCCCGAGGCTGCTGCCCGCGGGCACGGCCCACGTCTACTACGAGGCCTCGGCCGCCATCATCACGCTGATCCTGCTCGGCAAGTACCTCGAGGCCGCCGCCAAGGGGCGCACCAGCGAGGCGATAAGGAAGCTCTTGGGCCTGCAGCCGAAGACAGCGCGCGTGGTACGGGGCGGGGAGGAGCTCGAGCTGCCCGTGGCGCAGGTCGTACCGGGCGACACCGTGGTCGTGCGCCCCGGCGAGAGGGTCCCTGTCGACGGCGTGGTGGTGGAGGGCTCGTCGTTCGTCGACGAGTCGATGATCACCGGCGAGAGCGTGCCGGTGCGGAAGACCGCGGGCGAGAAGGTCGTGGGCGGCACGATCAACGAGACCGGCGCGTTCCGCTTCCGCGCGACGGCCGTGGGCGAGGCGACCGTGCTGGCGCAGATCGTCCGCATGGTCGAGGAGGCGCAGGGCGGCAAGCCGCGTATCCAGGCGCTCGCCGACCGGGTCGTGAGCGTGTTCGTGCCCGTCGTCATGGCCATCGCGGCGCTCACCTTCGTCGCGTGGCTGGCGTTCGGGCCCGAGCCGGCGCTGACGTTCGCGCTCGTGAACACGGTGGCGGTGCTGATCATCGCCTGCCCCTGCGCCATGGGCCTGGCCACGCCCACCAGCATCATGGTCGGCACCGGCAAGGCCGCCGAGATGGGCGTGCTGTTCCGCAAGGGCGAGGCGCTGCAGAGCCTGCAGGAGGCGCGCGTGATCGCGCTCGACAAGACCGGCACCCTCACCAAGGGCGAGCCGGAGCTGACCGACCTCGCGCTCCGCCCCGGCTTCGACCGCGCCGAGGTACTGCGCCTCGTGGCCAGCGTCGAGGCGACCAGCGAGCACCCCATCGCAGCCGCCGTCGTGCGGGCCGCCAGGTCGGAGGGTCTCGAGCCGGCGCCGGCCGACGGCTTCGAGGCGGTGCCCGGCCTCGGCGTGCGCGCGAGCGTCGAGGGCCGGCGGGTCGAGGTGGGCGCCGACCGCTACATGCGGCGCCTGGGCGTCGACGTCTCGCCGTTCGCCGCGGAGGCCGCGCGCCTCGCCGACGAGGGCAAGAGCCCCCTCTACGCCGCCGTCGACGGCGAGCTGGCGGCGGTCATCGCGGTCGCCGACCCTCTCAAGGACTCGACGCCCGCGGCGATCGGGGCGCTCCACGCGCTGGGGCTGCGCGTGGCGATGGTCACCGGCGACGACGAGCGCACCGCCCAGGCGATCGCGCGCCGGCTCGGCATCGACGAGGTCCTCGCCGAGGTGCTGCCGGGAGGCAAGGTCGACGCCGTCAGGCAGCTACAGGCCGAGGGCCGCCGGGTCGCGTTCGTCGGAGACGGCATCAACGACGCGCCAGCCCTGGCCGCCGCCGACGTCGGCGTGGCGATCGGCACGGGCACCGACGTCGCCATCGAGTCCGCCGACGTCGTGCTCATGTCTGGCGACCTGCGCGGCATCCCCAACGCCCTGGCGCTCTCCAAGGCGACGCTCGCCAACATCAGGCAGAACCTCTTCTGGGCGTTCGCCTACAACACCGTCCTGATCCCGGTGGCCGCCGGGGCGCTCTACCCGGCCTTCGGGCTGCTGCTCTCGCCCGTGCTCGCCGCCGCGGCCATGGGCCTCTCCAGCGTGTTCGTGCTGAGCAACGCCCTGAGGCTGCGGCGCTTCGAGCCGCCCATGAGCGCACGCCCCGCCGCCGACGCGCCGCCGGAGCCGCGTCTCGCGGCGGCCTGA